One Flagellimonas sp. CMM7 genomic region harbors:
- the gndA gene encoding NADP-dependent phosphogluconate dehydrogenase — protein sequence MSNTYDFGLVGLGVMGRNFILNVADNGFTAFGNDLDEEKVNALIKEGGDAAKVNATSDVATFVQGLSTPRKIMLLVPAGKVVDIVIDNLLPHLDKGDIIIDGGNSFFTDTDRREAYLQEKGINFFGAGVSGGAKGARKGPSIMPGGSRDAYQHVKPIFEAVSAKYEGEPCVAYLGPKSAGNYVKMVHNGIEYGLMQLTSEIYDLLKKAGDLTNEELHETYASWNAGRLQSFLVEITSEIFEQKDDLGDGHLVDKILDKAKQKGTGKWTSQNAMDLGIPVPTIDVAVSMREISALKEERVKADELYGRPAPESVVKKTLVNKAESALYFAFIITYAQGMHQLADASKEYGYELELAEIAKIWRAGCIIRAALLADITEAFKADTELQNLLLSPSFVDKVQETVSAARELVAYGATNGIPLPGLSNALTYFDAYTSSRLPLNLIQAQRDYFGSHTYERLDKEGIFHTEWED from the coding sequence ATGTCAAACACATATGATTTTGGTCTCGTAGGCCTCGGGGTAATGGGGCGTAATTTTATTCTTAATGTTGCGGACAATGGTTTTACCGCCTTTGGCAATGATTTAGATGAGGAAAAAGTAAATGCGCTTATTAAAGAAGGAGGAGATGCAGCTAAGGTAAATGCCACTTCAGATGTTGCCACTTTTGTGCAAGGGCTGAGTACGCCCAGAAAAATAATGCTGTTAGTTCCAGCAGGAAAAGTGGTTGATATTGTTATTGACAATCTGCTTCCTCATTTGGACAAGGGTGATATTATTATTGATGGGGGAAACTCTTTTTTTACAGACACAGACAGAAGAGAAGCTTACTTGCAAGAGAAAGGCATTAACTTCTTTGGAGCTGGAGTCTCTGGAGGTGCCAAAGGAGCCCGTAAAGGACCAAGCATTATGCCTGGAGGTTCCAGAGACGCCTATCAACATGTAAAACCCATTTTTGAAGCCGTTTCCGCCAAATATGAAGGTGAGCCCTGTGTGGCATATCTAGGGCCAAAGTCTGCAGGAAACTATGTGAAAATGGTGCACAATGGCATTGAGTATGGTTTAATGCAATTGACTTCAGAAATTTATGATCTTTTGAAAAAGGCTGGGGATTTAACCAATGAAGAACTTCATGAAACCTATGCTTCTTGGAATGCAGGGCGATTGCAATCGTTTTTGGTTGAAATCACTTCGGAAATTTTTGAGCAAAAAGACGATTTGGGTGATGGCCATTTAGTTGATAAGATATTGGACAAGGCCAAACAAAAAGGCACTGGAAAATGGACTTCACAAAACGCGATGGATTTAGGTATCCCAGTCCCTACTATAGATGTTGCGGTAAGTATGCGTGAGATTTCTGCCCTAAAAGAAGAACGCGTAAAAGCAGATGAACTATATGGGCGTCCCGCTCCGGAATCTGTGGTCAAGAAAACTCTGGTGAACAAAGCTGAAAGTGCGCTGTACTTTGCCTTTATCATTACCTATGCACAAGGCATGCACCAATTGGCAGATGCTTCCAAAGAATATGGATATGAACTGGAACTGGCCGAAATTGCAAAAATATGGCGAGCAGGCTGTATTATACGCGCCGCGCTGTTAGCGGACATTACCGAAGCCTTTAAAGCTGATACTGAATTACAAAATTTATTACTCTCTCCTTCTTTTGTGGATAAAGTACAAGAAACAGTAAGTGCCGCACGTGAATTAGTGGCCTATGGGGCAACCAATGGTATTCCGTTACCTGGACTATCCAATGCCCTTACCTATTTTGATGCCTATACCAGCAGCAGATTGCCCTTAAATTTAATACAAGCGCAACGCGATTATTTTGGTTCCCACACCTATGAACGATTGGATAAAGAAGGTATTTTTCACACCGAGTGGGAGGATTGA